AGTCCAACCGGTTGCTGAAATAGCCAAGATCACGTTGCTGCGACTGGGACCGAGCATGGCGGCTAGAGCCATAGCAAGGAGTATCCCTGGGAATGCCATGAGTAGGTCTACTAACCTCATGAGCATGGTGTCGATCCATCCGCGCTTGTACCCAGCCACAAGTCCCACCCAGGTGCCCACGCTGACCGAAAGAGCTACCGTAAGCACAGAGATATATAAGGAGGTCCGACCTCCGTACAGCATCGCTGTCAGGACGCTACCTCCTGTCAAATCCCGGCCCAAAAGGCCGCCGGGTCCTGGCGGCATGAGGCGCATGGCGATATCAATCTCATCTGGGGCTGTCGGCGCCAGCCACGGCGCTAGCAACGCTGCTACCGTGAACGTCACGATCACGGCCATACCAAATAGCAAACGTGGATTAGTCACCCACTTGGATCCGCGGATCGACGAGCGCATAGGTAAGGTCCGTAAGTAAATTAACCAGTAGATACGTGCAGGAGAATACCAGGACACATCCTTGGACCAAGGGGTAGTCCCGGTTGTTGATGCCGTCGAGGATGAGGGTACCGAGGCCTGGCCAGTCAAAAATGCGCTCCGTGATAATAGCACCTGTAAGGAGTACCCCAAATTGTAAACCAACAACTGTGATCAGTGGTAGCGCTGCGTTGCGTAACACATGTTTGAGCACTACGGCCGATGCGCTAACGCCTTTGGCCCTAGCTGTGCGCGCGTAGTCCTCGCGCAAATGATCGAGCATCGAGTTACGGGTCATGCGACTAAGTATGGCTGCGAGCGCTATCCCAAGTGTCAGGGCTGGTAGGACGTAAGAGCTGAGACCACTGCGCTCCGATACGGGTAGCCATCCTAGATGCAGCGAAAATAGTAGAACCATCATCGGACCGAGCCAGAAGTTTGGAATTGCAATACCGGTCATAGCGAGCGCCATTGCCGCATAATCTAGCGGTCGTCCAGCCTTAACCGCACTGATAGTACCTAGGGGTAAACTCACCATCATGGCAACGATGAGGGCCAATACAGCTAGTTGCGCCGTCGCCAGCCAACGGTCAGCTATGAGCGCGGTCACGGGCTTTGTGTATATCAGCGATGTCCCCAAGTCTCCGCGCAAGACTCCTTTAAAGTAATCCAGGAGCTGCTCCAAAAAAGGTTTATCAAGACCAAGAGATGCGTGTAACTGAGCCTTATCTGCGGCCGTCGCATAAGGGCCCAATATGGCATCCGCCGGATCTCCAGGCACAACATGAATCAGTAGCGCCACGATAGTCAGCACGCCCAGCGCCACTGGTAGTAGTGAGAGTAGTCGTCTTGCGATAAATACGATCATTCTGTTGGCCCTAGATACTAATGCTTCTGCACATGAGCTAATGAACTCAAGCGACCATCAGCGTAAAGCTCGAATCCGGACACCTTGTTACTGACAACGGCAAAAACATCTTCATGCCAGAGAAACACATACGGCGATTGCTCACCAACGATCTTCTGAACTTCATTATAAATAGACTGCCGCTTAGCTTGTTCCGTCTCTATCATGCCAGCCGTCAAAAGCGCGTCTAGCGGTGGCAAGGAGAACCACCCTCGGTTGCCTCCATTTGGCGGGATACTGCTCGTAGCGAAGGCAAACCTGTAAATATCGGGATCTTTGAAGCCCACCCAAGAAAGCCCCCACAACTCCACACGCCCATGGTCCACGTCAGCCTTGAATCGGCCCCACTCCAGGGTCTCCACTTTAGTAGCAATACCAACGCGGCGCAGATCGGCGGCTATCGCCTTAGCCACAACAATCCGCGTCTGATCCGTTGTGGTTTTGTAGCTGAGCGTTAGGCGTGGTTTTTCCCCCGTTTGGGTAAAACCCGCTTGATCCAGTAGGAGTCGCGCCTGGACTGGATCGTAAGACGGGACTGAGAGACCTGATGCATGAAAGGGACTCGAGTCGGTAATCAAGGTGTCAGCATTCAGCGCCATGCCGTTTAGTACGTATTTTATGATTTTCTCCTTATCGATCGCATGAGCAATGGCGCGTCTGACTAGCCGATTTGCGAGCGTCGCGTTCCTCACATTGAAACCTAAATAAGAGGTACTGAGACCTGGCCGATGGTAGACCTTTAGATCTGGTCGCTCCCGCGCCAGAACTTTTAATTTGTCGCGACTGATACTGTTTTGGACTAAGTCTAGCTCGCCCGCGATAAGCTTGGCGTACCGCGTATTTTCGTCCTTGACGATTTTGATCACGACAGCTGAGAGGCTGGGTGGCGGTCCAAAGCCCCAGTGCGGATTTGGCTTGAGCACGGTAGCCTGTGAGTTGGCGCTCACTAGCTGAAAGGGACCGCATCCACCCACGGGAGTTTTCTCTGTGATCACTGGCCCATCGGCAAAGGCGGCCGGCAACACACCGACCGCTAGGTTTGCGACAAAACTCGCGTCTGGACTGTCCAGCGTCATCGTCACAGTCCGCTCCGAGGTGGCTGTAACGCTCTGTAGATTCTTAAACGCGGCGCGTCGCGGAGCCTTGCTGTCATGCTTCAAAAAATGCTGAAACGTAGCCACCACATCTTTGGGGCCAACCTCCTGACCATCGGCAAATCGGATGTGTTCGCGCAAATGCAACTGCAAAGTCGTAGGGGTCGTCCACTGCCAGGACGCGGCTAATCCTGGGGTGATTTGCCCATCGCGGTCAAAGTTTATGAGCGCACAATGGAGTAGGTCCTCTAAATACTGGCTATTAGCATCGACCGCATACCTTGGGTCTAGACTGCGGGGTTCAGCTTCCCAGGCCAGCACGAGCTCCGTCCCGGCGCGGGCATGGGTGCCAAGGCCGGAAATTACCGCTGCTAGCAGCCACTGGAGAGCTTTGCCAGTATCCCGAGGAACCACGCGAACCTCTTAATATTGGTGCGTTTTTAACGAGAATAGCAGTCTAACCGGGGAGAGTCCACGCTGCAAATCGCCTTGACTCTCATGGGGGAGTTGAGGCAGATCATCTCTTCAAACTACACACCCGCGTAGTCACGTTTAATCGTCTGACCTAACCGCACGAGAGATCGGCATTCATGGAACGAGTGAAGAAGCCGCGCCGCAGCACTTCGGTAGCTGCGCGCAAAGACACTAGCGAAGCCCCTGTGAGCGAACAACCCACGGTTGACCCGGATCAATTAGCCGATGAACAGGCCGTTGCCCTAGCCCAGGGCGCCCCGTTAGTGCCACGCGATCTGACCTTAACCGTGAAACTTTCGCGCCAGCTTCATTCGAAGCTCCTGCATTCAGCTCAAGACGAAGGTGTGCCGCTAGAGGCCCTGGTTCAAGAGCTCCTGGCAGAAGGGGCGACTTTACGAGCCTGGGAAATTATCGAGCGCAAATCCGCTATGCGCGGTCAGGCTTCGCCCAATAGTAGTAACAACGGTAACGGCGGTCATCGCAACTTTAACGCCCAGTTCTCCAACCCCAGACATGGTCAGGGCGGGGGGCGCAATGGTGCTCATGGTGGTGGCCGCCCCGGAGGCGGAAACGGCCGTGGACAAGGCGGTGGCAGACTGCAGACTGGGACTGCCTGGATGGATGACAAGGCTGCCTTCCTTGAATACGTACGCAATCAAGAGAAGCGGCGCCGTTAAGGCACGAAAGCTCCTGATCCGTTATCGCCCTTGTTTGGCTGCGAGTGTCGTGGTCAAACCTGATTCACGAGCGATGACCACAGCGGCTTTCACACTTTTAGCTATGAATCTTTCATAGCGTTTGAAAAGCTCTTCCCGGGCGGTTTGGGTCGTCGTTACGGCATCGGGATCTTCGATCTCCAGACAATAAGCAAGCGTACCTTGGCCCCAAAATGCCCAGTCTTCAAAGGCTCCGCCATCACCTAGCTCCGCACCGGTTTTTACCTCATAGCCTGGTAAAAGCACGCTTTGTGCGAGCAGGGCCTGGCGCCAACCAGCGTAGGCTGCAAGTTTAGCCTGATTGGGCTCGTAACCGGTTGCCTTCAGCTGACTCGGTGCCGAGGGAGTGACTACCCAATTGATATACCCGTGCACATCGATAGCAACAGTATAAGAACGGTTCTGGAATAGCTTGCGTATTGCCCTAGTCTCTGGCTCGCTAAAGCTTGCACTACCAGGATTTTCCCGACTCAGGCCCCAAAGCACGCCAAAATTACGATTTAAATTAACACCGCGACTGTTACTCCGTTGTCCCTGAACGCCACCATCGGGATTTGCCGCTGGCAACAGATCAAATTGCACACCGTTAGTCAGAAAAGGGATCAATGGCCCTTCGCCACGTGCTAGCCGCCTTGTGATCCATTGCACAAATTCCGTCGTCGCAGTCTCGTTGCCATGCAGGCCACCTTCGATCAGTACACGTGTCGGTGTATGCTGCCGCGGGGCATGAGCACGAACGGAGATTAACGAGATATCACGACTCTCAAGGCTTTTCGCGCGAGGATCACCAACGGCTTTAGCTAGAGTTGTCACTTCAACCACCGGCAGAGACAACGTCTCGGCACGCGCTAGATTGGCAGTGAACGCAATTGAGATAAAGGCAATAACAGCCGGATACGACAGCTTCAGCGACATCAACTACAACTCCGCAGGGACAGTAGCAGCAGGAAGCACGACCACGAGTCGTCGCTACTACTTGGGACGCTGCAATCTTCGCTCCATGACTTAAGAAGCTACGAGAAGTCGCGAGACGCCGAATATCTTTGGTTTTTTAAGATAAACATAAAATGATTAGTTGCGCATAGCAGCGATGACTGTCAAAAGTTTTGACAGGTTTTGGGCGCAAAAAAACCGGCACCCTTAATCACATTGTGTCGAAAGGAGGTGCCGGTCCGCATGAAGATAAATGCTCCGTCAGCAATTGCTAACAGACACTTACCTCCGTGCTACTGGGATAATGACTTAACGTATCCAACAGCATCACCTCCTTTCCTAGGCATCTAGCCCATCAGAACTGCCACTTGGCCGGTTCTGTAACTCTATTCTAACAGAATTTGCATTTGGGTCGCAGAATATTTTTAAAGATTCGGTGAACTTTTAGGCTGTGTCTTGCCTCGGTCGCCTAGTTTACATATGCTTAAAATAGCAGCCAAAACATATCGTTTGTATGAATCCGCGTCAGAGAAGGAGCGCAAAAGTATGGCCTACTTCCGCGACAGAGATCCCAGTTCCGCCCATTGCGGTGCTCGCAAACTTGTACCACTTTGGGACGCCCATAGTTGGCCGTTTGCTAGCTGCCGCCGTTATCTGCCCTGGTACTATTCAGTCTTACTATTACAGGGAAGACATCCGGTCATGTCGTTACCAGTACCACCACCTGAGCTTGGTAAAACTCAATTACCGCGACCGATGCTCAATGCCGTTAAGATGAAGTGACGATCACGCTCCTGCAGTAGGCAAAAATCACCTTGCAGCCGCGTGCCCCGCGGCGTGCCCGGTGATGCGTCAATCATTAACTCCGCCGTGATGCGACCTGACCAAAGATCACCAGTTGCATTGGCTGCCGTCAAATCTTCGATCCTGGCATCGTGAAAATAGAATGGCTTAAGTCCAAGCGGGTAGATCGCCTTGTAAATAGACTCTTTAAAACTAAAGCAGCAAGTTAGCGCGAGGTTAAACGCTACTTGAGTTGCGTCGCATCGCTCTCGTAGCCACTGATTCTCACTCGCGCTAAGGATCTTGCCAGCAAATTCCGCTTTCATACGTTTGGGATCTTCAACATCGATGCCGACGCTAAGCCATTGAGTGCGCGGCACTATAGCCACTCCAACAAAGCCATCCTTATGCGTGATAGACCCAACCCATGGCTCTGGCCACGACGGATTACCGTGCCCATCGGCCGGCAGAGGATCGCGACTGCCAGTAAGTTTGCGCACGAGATAACGACTACGCAGAAACTCCGATCGTCGTCTCTCAGATTTGAATCCTTGAGCCCGCGCCCATTCATCCGCGATCAGCCATTGGCCCAGTGTGGCATCAGTGAGTGCAAAATCCGGTGGCAACCAGTGAACTTCAGTGGTGCCACAGGAGATGATCGTCACAGAATCAGCCCTCGACCTTGGGTTTAAAAAGATGAGTCCTGTAGTAGCGAAGCTCGTCGAGGCTCTCTTTGACATCGTCCAGAGCTCTGTGAGCTCCCTTGGGTTTTTTGAACTTGCTGCCTGGATACCAACGGCTGGCTAGCTCTTTGATCGTACTGACGTCGAGGATACGGTAATGCAAGTAAGCATCTAACTTGGGCATGTAGCGTACGAGAAAGCGGCGATCCTGCCAAATGGAGTTACCGCACAGGGGACTCTCGCGCTCACCACAGTGCTTGCGAATAAAATCGAGCGTTGCGACTTCCGCCTGAGCGATAGTCACCGTGGATGCTTGCACCTTGGCCCAAAGTCCGGACTTAGTATGGTGTTCCTGATTCCATGCATCCATCCGGGCAAACCGGTCCGCCGGTTGGTGAATGGCCAGTTCAGGTCCCTCAGCAATGACGTTGAGTTCGCTATCGGTGATTAGAGTAGCAATCTCGATGATACTATCGGTGTCTGGATCGAGACCGGTCATCTCCATGTCCATCCAGACCAGGCGATTGCTAGTTTTCGGATGCGCGTCGGTATTGTTTGAATCTGCCAAAGTATGCTCCGTGGGTTCCCTATATTTTTAAGAGCTTGGCAGGGAAAATGCAAATGCCCTTTGGCGCATCGCCACCCATTCAACAACCGAGTTGACGCTAATGTTTTTAATCAGCTGCTTGGCTTGCGGGTGGGTTTCAACCGCGCTTTTAGCATGAAGCTCTAAAAATGGATCCACTTCATAAACGTAGCGATCTTTGCCTAGGGCGCGTGGGTCATCGACACCGTGTTCTGCGAGAAAGTCCACCACCGCGGCATGCGGAACATCTTCTTGCACGTGGACAAGCAGAGTACCAGGTCGGTGACCATAGCTGCCAGGATAGCGCTGCTCACTGTCCAGTACTGCCACCTGCCTGTCCGTGAGCTTCCAGCTGTCCGGAACTAAAGGCAGATAGGCTACAACAGCTCCACCGCTCCAATAAAAAGCAGCCCGAGCTTGGGTGGCTGCGGGATTGGTCTCTGGAACAGCCAGCCAAAATTCGACCTCACCCTCGGGCGGCAGCGCCAATCCTTTAGACGCGAACCAGTCGTTCAGCACCCGCGCGAGACGCGCACGATAACTGTCCTTGGCATAACTGGTCTCACGACCGGCCACATTGAAAGTGTAGTGGGTCTCACCTTCGCAGGCTTGGACAACCGGCGCCTCTGCCTGCTCGGGGAACTGAACGCAACCGCCGGTCGCCTTTGCGTGACCGCTACCGAGACTGAAGGTGATCACAGCTAAGCTCACGAACAACTTAATTTTTTTCATGCGTCTTGGCTCCCTGCCAATTGTATCGACCAAACGAGTCATCGGCGGATGCCCAGCGAAGTTTAGGAAAAATTCATCAAAAAGTTGTAGTTTGCCATAACATCAGCTGGTTAAGGCTGAGCTGATGGTTGCCCTTGCTGCACCGGCTGAATGGTGGACAAAGGTAAAAAATGTGACCTATGATGGATCTTTCCAAGCACAAGCCTAATTTGGCTGCACTTTTTCGACGGGAGTAGGATGCTAATGTTGATCAAGATCAAGGCAGGACGCGTAGAGAGAGCGGGTCGGACCGTCGCGACGTATTTTCTGGCTGGGCTTCTACTGGCCGGATCGGCTGCTCGCGCGGATGACAAGGGCCAAGCGGCTTTCAAAATCAATGGCAAGGTTACGACGCTGGATGAGCTATATAAACAGGATCAGGCCTCCTTTTACGACCTCGACAAGAAGCGCTACGACCTAGTCGAGCGCTTGGCTAAAGAGCAGTACATCGACCACTTCTGGCAGCAACGCGCCAAGGAGACGGGCAAGTCGGTTGCCGAATCTAAAAAGGCCTATGAGGACAAGAACCTCAAGGTAAGTGAACGTGAGCTACAGGAGACGCTAGAGAAATTCAAAGATCACCCGTCACTGGCCAAGCTAGACCGCAAGGAACAAGAGCGTCAGGTGCGTGAGTATTTAATGGATCGGGGGCGCCGTGAATTACTCGATACCATCATTGAGACCGGCATCAAAAAGGGTGACTTGGTGATCGTCACACCTCAGCCCGAAGAGCCCATTTACTCAGTGCCAGTGACCGCCGATGATGTCATGCGTTACGGCCCGGAGATTAGTGACACCAAGCCGATTAGCTGCAAGGCAGACGACTGCGCTATCACCATCGTTGAATACTCTGAGTTTCAATGCCCATTCTGCAGTCGCGTGCAGCCCGACATGAAGCGCATTCTCACTGAGTTCAAGGGTAAGATTCGCTGGACGGTTCGCGACTTTCCCCTCAGCTTCCACGACCGCGCACGCCCCGCCGCCATCAGTGCTAAATGCGCTGCAGAGCAGGGCAAGTATTGGAACATGTATGCCATGTTGTTCGATAATCAGCGCAATCTTGCCGATGCTGACCTTAAGTCCTATGCCGAAAAGATCGGCCTAGATAAGGGTAAATACGACAAATGTGTCGCCAACCCAGCTGCCGTCGAGTCCAAGATCGAGCGCAACTTCCAATCGGGTGTAGCTCTGGGTGTATCTGGGACACCAGCTTACTTCATCAACGGTAGACGCCTATCTGGTGCCATGCCTTATGCTGAATTTAAGCGCGTGATCGACGAAGAATTGGCTGGAAAGAAGCGTAAAGCTAAATCATAAGCAATCAATATTATTAGTTAATTTATTCACTCCCTCAACTCCGGCGCTAGACTTTCCGATGACTCATCGGATGGGCACTAGCGCCGGAGTTGTTTCAATGACCGCTCGCAAAGAAAGTCGTAAAAACGGACGCATCAAATTTTCTGAACCACTGAAGGTGGTGATGGGATCCATTGGGGCTGAAGTTAAGTACGACATGTCAACGCGTAACATCTCGCACACGGGGTTTTTCCTAGATTTCGACAAGCCTGGACGCTTTCCGTTCACTCCAGCCAGTATCATGGAAATCTGGATCGAACTCGAGCCCGGCAACACTATATTTTTTAATGGCAAAATGGCACGGGTCGTGTTTCCAGGTGACCCTCAGGCCAGCGAAACTGGCCCGGGCATCGCCGTGCGCATTGTGCAGATTGATAACAAAAACGAGCGGGCTCTTTATGAGTTTATCGAACGCCGGCAGCGTGAAAGAGACGCCAAGAAAGATCCTCATAGCAGCGTCGCCTAGCCAATTTACCATTAATTTCATAGCTTTAAATTTTTATCTCAAGTTTTTTGAGGATT
The sequence above is drawn from the Deltaproteobacteria bacterium genome and encodes:
- a CDS encoding oligoribonuclease produces the protein MDMEMTGLDPDTDSIIEIATLITDSELNVIAEGPELAIHQPADRFARMDAWNQEHHTKSGLWAKVQASTVTIAQAEVATLDFIRKHCGERESPLCGNSIWQDRRFLVRYMPKLDAYLHYRILDVSTIKELASRWYPGSKFKKPKGAHRALDDVKESLDELRYYRTHLFKPKVEG
- a CDS encoding PilZ domain-containing protein, whose product is MTHRMGTSAGVVSMTARKESRKNGRIKFSEPLKVVMGSIGAEVKYDMSTRNISHTGFFLDFDKPGRFPFTPASIMEIWIELEPGNTIFFNGKMARVVFPGDPQASETGPGIAVRIVQIDNKNERALYEFIERRQRERDAKKDPHSSVA
- a CDS encoding ABC transporter permease, whose translation is MIVFIARRLLSLLPVALGVLTIVALLIHVVPGDPADAILGPYATAADKAQLHASLGLDKPFLEQLLDYFKGVLRGDLGTSLIYTKPVTALIADRWLATAQLAVLALIVAMMVSLPLGTISAVKAGRPLDYAAMALAMTGIAIPNFWLGPMMVLLFSLHLGWLPVSERSGLSSYVLPALTLGIALAAILSRMTRNSMLDHLREDYARTARAKGVSASAVVLKHVLRNAALPLITVVGLQFGVLLTGAIITERIFDWPGLGTLILDGINNRDYPLVQGCVLVFSCTYLLVNLLTDLTYALVDPRIQVGD
- a CDS encoding DsbA family protein, which codes for MLMLIKIKAGRVERAGRTVATYFLAGLLLAGSAARADDKGQAAFKINGKVTTLDELYKQDQASFYDLDKKRYDLVERLAKEQYIDHFWQQRAKETGKSVAESKKAYEDKNLKVSERELQETLEKFKDHPSLAKLDRKEQERQVREYLMDRGRRELLDTIIETGIKKGDLVIVTPQPEEPIYSVPVTADDVMRYGPEISDTKPISCKADDCAITIVEYSEFQCPFCSRVQPDMKRILTEFKGKIRWTVRDFPLSFHDRARPAAISAKCAAEQGKYWNMYAMLFDNQRNLADADLKSYAEKIGLDKGKYDKCVANPAAVESKIERNFQSGVALGVSGTPAYFINGRRLSGAMPYAEFKRVIDEELAGKKRKAKS
- a CDS encoding ABC transporter permease is translated as MRSSIRGSKWVTNPRLLFGMAVIVTFTVAALLAPWLAPTAPDEIDIAMRLMPPGPGGLLGRDLTGGSVLTAMLYGGRTSLYISVLTVALSVSVGTWVGLVAGYKRGWIDTMLMRLVDLLMAFPGILLAMALAAMLGPSRSNVILAISATGWTSAARLMRAQTLSIREREYVTASRALGAKDARLLWRHIFPATLTPLLVHATFSLSGVIVVEASLSFLGLGAQDGAPSWGALLAQGRTVLVEAPYLSIVPGIAIALLVLALNFVGDAMRDLLDPRKQ
- a CDS encoding 4'-phosphopantetheinyl transferase superfamily protein gives rise to the protein MSKRASTSFATTGLIFLNPRSRADSVTIISCGTTEVHWLPPDFALTDATLGQWLIADEWARAQGFKSERRRSEFLRSRYLVRKLTGSRDPLPADGHGNPSWPEPWVGSITHKDGFVGVAIVPRTQWLSVGIDVEDPKRMKAEFAGKILSASENQWLRERCDATQVAFNLALTCCFSFKESIYKAIYPLGLKPFYFHDARIEDLTAANATGDLWSGRITAELMIDASPGTPRGTRLQGDFCLLQERDRHFILTALSIGRGN
- a CDS encoding ABC transporter substrate-binding protein, whose protein sequence is MVPRDTGKALQWLLAAVISGLGTHARAGTELVLAWEAEPRSLDPRYAVDANSQYLEDLLHCALINFDRDGQITPGLAASWQWTTPTTLQLHLREHIRFADGQEVGPKDVVATFQHFLKHDSKAPRRAAFKNLQSVTATSERTVTMTLDSPDASFVANLAVGVLPAAFADGPVITEKTPVGGCGPFQLVSANSQATVLKPNPHWGFGPPPSLSAVVIKIVKDENTRYAKLIAGELDLVQNSISRDKLKVLARERPDLKVYHRPGLSTSYLGFNVRNATLANRLVRRAIAHAIDKEKIIKYVLNGMALNADTLITDSSPFHASGLSVPSYDPVQARLLLDQAGFTQTGEKPRLTLSYKTTTDQTRIVVAKAIAADLRRVGIATKVETLEWGRFKADVDHGRVELWGLSWVGFKDPDIYRFAFATSSIPPNGGNRGWFSLPPLDALLTAGMIETEQAKRQSIYNEVQKIVGEQSPYVFLWHEDVFAVVSNKVSGFELYADGRLSSLAHVQKH